In a single window of the Papaver somniferum cultivar HN1 chromosome 8, ASM357369v1, whole genome shotgun sequence genome:
- the LOC113301402 gene encoding uncharacterized protein LOC113301402, protein MCLLWNPDEVDIQATKGTRWALHAAVTAKSKSPWIMSTVNGSTNKSNRKRVWSELQAISEIPSSDWMVMGDLNVIGGSQEKSGGRNPSSSQLSELRDVMDNCGLIDLGFSGPKFTWNNKRAGAANIKEHLDRAVANSNWINKFNKVQVIHLSYFNSDHRDILIDLEPKTRFKPRPFRFDAMWAEDPRFSDVVEKHWNTNTEGNVNGNFCNNISKIQVESRKWNKQVFGNIQARIAEKMVIIPRLTHLTKTTPVFRLISKLTPLTFV, encoded by the coding sequence ctaaggggACTAGGTGGGCTCTTCATGCTGCTGTCACGGCGAAATCCAAGAGCCCATGGATTATGTCTACAGTTAATGGAAGCACTAACAAAAGTAACAGGAAAAGGGTGTGGAGTGAACTACAAGCCATTTCTGAAATTCCTAGTTCTGATTGGATGGTGATGGGGGATCTGAATGTCATTGGTGGCAGTCAAGAGAAGAGTGGTGGAAGAAATCCCTCTTCCAGCCAGCTTTCTGAGCTGAGAGATGTTATGGATAATTGCGGGCTTATTGATTTGGGTTTCAGTGGCCCAAAGTTTACTTGGAACAACAAAAGAGCGGGAGCTGCTAACATTAAGGAGCATCTGGATAGAGCTGTTGCCAATTCTAATTGGATCAACAAATTCAACAAGGTTCAAGTAATTCATCTGTCTTATTTTAATTCTGATCAtagggatattctaattgatctaGAACCCAAAACTAGATTTAAACCTAGACCGTTTAGGTTTGATGCTATGTGGGCTGAGGATCCTAGATTTAGTGATGTTGTTGAAAAACATTGGAATACTAATACTGAAGGTAATGTTAATGGAAATTTTTGTAACAACATTAGTAAGATTCAGGTGGAATCTAGAAAGTGGAATAAACAAGTCTTTGGAAATATTCAAGCACGAATTGCTGAAAAAATGGTGATAATCCCTAGATTAACTCATTTGACTAAAACAACTCCCGTTTTTAGGTTAATCTCAAAATTAACTCCTTTAACCTTCGTATAA